Proteins encoded in a region of the Psychromicrobium lacuslunae genome:
- a CDS encoding PucR family transcriptional regulator: MAITLSALLAKPDLGLRQCGSATRTLESPIAWVAVTELENPQPFLSGAELILTTGARLNTAAAQRVFVRQVQRAGAVGIGFGIGFGHDEVPSALLAEANRWSVPVVEIPYQTPFLAIGKLVADALSTEHYAKLEALLAGHQLLAQSLLSTGSEHGGGVASLLGTLRNIVGTEVVLEQFHAEIFSTLPGSEPNDDDWLPVPVPTGKRDACTLWLRRPFPDEGVRGGIVDYAKGLLSVELANQVQRRQDGRLLAGQVLQDVLHSTLPEADIAARLRGVGIDPGSKNLLLLVAAPERKRQLLSGIALPPAFDAAVSAVVDGELLLVLPSSTGDSSASARTLSRYLHGAGIATSIGIGGAYAQAKGLRWSYFEAKEAATHGLEVNEPERLSLTSLLLASEDVPLLDMATETLGPLLEFDRQHHAELLTTLESYLQLNGSLAAVAEALSLHRNTVRYRLSQIAELTGFDPALTADRVQLWLALSVRRLS; encoded by the coding sequence ATGGCCATTACCTTGAGCGCTCTGCTAGCCAAGCCCGATCTAGGACTACGCCAGTGCGGCTCGGCCACTAGGACTTTGGAATCACCGATTGCCTGGGTGGCGGTCACCGAGTTGGAGAATCCGCAGCCCTTTCTCAGCGGCGCTGAGTTGATTCTCACCACCGGGGCCCGCCTGAACACGGCCGCGGCACAACGGGTCTTTGTCCGGCAGGTTCAGCGGGCCGGTGCGGTGGGCATCGGTTTCGGCATCGGTTTCGGGCACGATGAGGTGCCTTCCGCATTACTCGCCGAGGCCAATCGCTGGTCGGTGCCGGTGGTGGAAATCCCGTACCAGACTCCTTTTTTGGCGATCGGCAAGCTGGTCGCCGATGCGCTGAGCACCGAGCACTACGCCAAGCTAGAGGCCTTGCTGGCCGGTCATCAGCTGCTCGCTCAGTCGCTTCTGAGCACAGGCTCTGAGCACGGCGGCGGGGTGGCGTCTTTGCTTGGCACGTTGCGGAATATCGTCGGCACTGAGGTGGTGCTCGAGCAATTCCATGCGGAGATCTTCAGCACCTTACCGGGGTCCGAACCGAATGACGACGACTGGTTACCGGTTCCGGTACCGACCGGCAAGCGGGATGCTTGCACGCTCTGGCTGCGCAGACCCTTCCCGGATGAGGGTGTGCGGGGTGGCATCGTTGACTACGCCAAGGGACTACTGAGCGTGGAGCTCGCCAATCAAGTGCAGCGCCGCCAGGACGGCCGGCTACTGGCTGGTCAAGTACTGCAGGATGTGCTGCATAGCACGCTTCCGGAGGCGGATATCGCTGCCCGGTTGCGTGGGGTGGGCATTGACCCTGGCTCGAAGAATCTACTCCTGCTGGTTGCTGCCCCGGAGCGGAAGCGCCAGCTGCTCAGTGGAATTGCGCTGCCACCAGCCTTCGATGCCGCGGTGAGCGCGGTGGTAGATGGCGAGCTGTTGCTCGTCTTGCCCAGTTCCACCGGCGATTCGAGTGCTTCCGCCAGGACGCTTTCCCGTTATTTGCACGGGGCGGGGATTGCTACTTCGATCGGGATAGGCGGCGCTTATGCGCAGGCCAAGGGGCTGCGCTGGAGTTATTTCGAGGCCAAGGAGGCGGCGACTCACGGCCTGGAGGTGAACGAACCGGAACGGCTTTCGCTTACCTCCCTGCTGTTAGCTAGCGAAGATGTGCCGCTGCTCGATATGGCCACCGAAACGCTGGGACCCCTGCTGGAATTCGACCGGCAACACCATGCCGAGTTGCTGACCACGCTGGAAAGCTATTTACAGCTCAATGGTTCACTGGCCGCCGTCGCGGAGGCCTTATCCTTGCACCGGAACACGGTCCGCTATCGGCTCAGTCAAATCGCTGAGTTGACTGGTTTCGACCCCGCGTTGACCGCCGATCGGGTACAGCTGTGGCTTGCGCTTTCGGTGCGGAGATTGTCATAA